Proteins encoded together in one Flavobacterium keumense window:
- a CDS encoding NuoI/complex I 23 kDa subunit family protein, protein MSIETISLSGRKKVVSNKEMTFLERLYLIAIIKGLFITIKHFFKKKATIHYPEQVREMSPVYRGRHMLKRDEQGRENCTACGLCALSCPAEAITMKAAERRPDEKHLYREEKYAEIYEINMLRCIFCGLCEEACPKDAIYLTISKELVPANYDRENFIFGKEQLVMPLEMAIQNAQLKNAN, encoded by the coding sequence ATGTCAATAGAAACAATATCCTTATCGGGAAGAAAAAAAGTGGTCTCTAACAAAGAGATGACTTTTTTGGAAAGACTGTATCTTATCGCAATTATTAAAGGATTGTTCATTACAATCAAACACTTTTTTAAGAAAAAAGCAACAATTCATTATCCAGAGCAAGTGCGTGAGATGAGTCCAGTGTACCGTGGTCGTCACATGCTAAAACGCGACGAACAGGGTCGTGAAAATTGTACCGCTTGTGGACTATGTGCTTTGTCTTGTCCAGCGGAAGCCATCACAATGAAAGCAGCAGAACGTAGACCCGACGAAAAACATTTGTACAGAGAAGAAAAATATGCTGAAATCTACGAAATCAACATGTTGCGTTGTATTTTCTGTGGTTTATGCGAAGAAGCTTGTCCAAAGGATGCTATTTATTTGACTATTTCTAAAGAATTAGTTCCCGCTAATTACGACAGAGAAAATTTCATTTTTGGAAAAGAACAATTGGTCATGCCTTTAGAAATGGCGATTCAAAATGCTCAACTTAAAAACGCGAACTAA
- a CDS encoding NADH-quinone oxidoreductase subunit N translates to MNTLIAIIGLGVLCLVFEILNLRKAIVPITIIGLLAVLGLNISEFGSTESYYGNMIVVSKFSTAFSSLFIVLTIFLVALGHHFYDNHQNKISDYIAIKVFLLSGAVAMVSFGNLAMFFLGIEVLSISLYVLAASDRLNLKSNEAGMKYFLMGSFASGILLFGICLVYGAMGSFDVAEINELSQSAELPIWFPIGIALLTVGMFFKIAAVPFHFWAPDVYEGSPALTTALMSTLAKIVAMTTLYKLLSVLNADISENYKMVIVVISMASMTVGNIMALKQTNVKRMLAFSGISHAGFMLMTLLSLATSASSLLYYTTAYALAGIAAFSVILYVCKNKHNEDITNFHGLGKTHPFLAAVLTASLLSMAGIPIFAGFFAKLILFTQTIQNGFIALVIVAVINSIISVGYYFKLILAMYTKESNEERTGQPFLIYAVAFTAIALNIIIGLFPSLILDLLG, encoded by the coding sequence ATGAATACATTAATAGCTATAATAGGATTAGGTGTTTTATGCCTTGTATTTGAAATTCTAAATCTAAGAAAAGCCATTGTGCCTATTACCATTATTGGATTATTGGCCGTATTGGGATTGAACATCTCTGAATTTGGTTCAACTGAAAGTTACTATGGAAATATGATTGTGGTGAGTAAATTCTCTACCGCATTCTCTTCTTTGTTTATTGTGCTGACTATTTTCTTAGTGGCATTGGGACATCATTTTTATGATAATCATCAAAATAAAATCTCCGATTATATTGCCATCAAAGTGTTTTTATTGTCGGGTGCTGTAGCTATGGTTTCTTTCGGGAACTTAGCGATGTTTTTCTTAGGTATCGAAGTATTGTCTATTTCTTTATACGTTCTAGCAGCTAGCGACCGATTGAATTTAAAAAGTAACGAAGCCGGAATGAAATATTTTTTGATGGGTTCTTTCGCTTCAGGGATTTTATTGTTCGGAATTTGCTTGGTGTATGGAGCTATGGGAAGTTTTGATGTAGCAGAAATAAATGAATTATCTCAATCTGCTGAATTGCCAATTTGGTTCCCTATTGGAATTGCTTTATTGACTGTAGGGATGTTTTTCAAAATTGCAGCCGTTCCTTTTCATTTTTGGGCACCCGATGTATACGAAGGCTCTCCAGCTTTAACAACAGCCTTAATGAGTACCTTGGCCAAAATAGTGGCTATGACTACCTTATATAAACTACTATCTGTCCTCAATGCAGACATTTCTGAAAATTATAAAATGGTAATTGTAGTAATTTCAATGGCATCAATGACGGTAGGAAATATCATGGCATTGAAACAAACCAATGTGAAACGTATGTTAGCATTCTCAGGAATCTCACATGCTGGTTTTATGTTAATGACCTTATTAAGTTTAGCGACTTCAGCAAGTAGTTTATTATATTATACTACTGCTTACGCTTTAGCTGGAATTGCAGCTTTTAGCGTGATTTTATACGTTTGTAAAAACAAACATAACGAAGACATTACCAACTTCCACGGATTAGGAAAAACGCATCCTTTCTTAGCAGCGGTATTAACAGCATCATTACTTTCTATGGCAGGTATTCCAATTTTTGCTGGATTCTTTGCTAAATTAATTTTGTTCACTCAAACGATTCAAAATGGTTTTATTGCCTTAGTGATTGTGGCGGTAATCAACTCGATTATTAGTGTGGGTTATTATTTTAAATTAATCTTAGCTATGTACACTAAGGAGTCTAATGAAGAACGTACTGGACAACCTTTCTTGATTTATGCTGTGGCTTTTACCGCTATTGCTTTGAATATTATTATCGGTTTGTTTCCATCATTGATATTGGACTTATTGGGATAG
- a CDS encoding complex I subunit 4 family protein, whose protein sequence is MNVSLILLILLIGALATYMVGDKFASKVALLFGLVSLGTSIVVLNHYNLGENIGFISQWIAKPNISFALQADGLALAMLLLTTALTPIIIFSSFGTEVQHAKTFYALILFMAFAMAGTFLAADGLLYYIFWELSLLPIYFIALVWGNGDAEERKKAVVKFFIYTLAGSLFMLVGFAYLYQKAGSLLIEDLYKLNLSGAEQVGLFVGFFLAYAIKIPIIPFHTWQANVYQKAPTVGTMLLSGIMLKMGLYSVIRWQLPIVPLAAKGHVIIMLILGIGGVIYGSIVALRQKDLKKLLAYSSLAHVGLIAAGAYTLTADGISGAVLQMIAHGFVVVGLFFIAEIIYRRYETRVIADMGGIRSQAPKFASLFLLIVLASVALPTTFNFIGEFTVLYSLSQVNIAFAVLGGTTIILGAYYMLKMYQSVMLGETNTKPFADVTANEGIVLVVIIAVLFFFGLYPKPIIELIMPSIEGILNQINRIK, encoded by the coding sequence ATGAACGTATCTCTTATATTACTTATTCTTTTGATCGGTGCTTTGGCAACCTATATGGTAGGTGACAAATTTGCATCCAAAGTGGCGTTGCTTTTTGGACTAGTTTCCTTGGGCACTTCTATTGTAGTTTTGAACCATTACAATTTGGGCGAAAATATCGGATTCATTTCTCAATGGATTGCAAAACCGAATATTTCTTTTGCTTTACAAGCAGACGGATTGGCTTTAGCCATGCTATTGCTAACAACCGCTTTGACGCCAATAATTATCTTTTCATCTTTTGGAACCGAAGTTCAACATGCCAAAACCTTCTATGCTTTGATTCTATTTATGGCATTCGCCATGGCAGGTACTTTCTTAGCAGCTGACGGATTGTTATACTATATCTTCTGGGAATTGTCTTTATTGCCAATCTATTTCATTGCCTTAGTTTGGGGGAATGGAGATGCTGAAGAACGTAAAAAAGCCGTAGTGAAATTCTTCATTTACACTTTAGCGGGTTCGTTATTTATGTTGGTTGGCTTTGCCTATTTATACCAAAAAGCAGGAAGCTTATTGATTGAAGATTTATATAAACTGAACTTAAGTGGAGCTGAACAAGTTGGGTTGTTTGTTGGATTTTTCTTGGCGTATGCTATCAAAATTCCAATCATTCCTTTCCATACTTGGCAAGCGAATGTCTACCAAAAAGCACCTACTGTTGGAACCATGCTTTTATCTGGTATCATGCTAAAAATGGGATTGTACAGTGTTATTCGTTGGCAATTGCCAATCGTTCCATTAGCAGCAAAAGGTCATGTAATCATTATGCTTATTCTTGGAATTGGCGGAGTGATTTACGGTTCAATAGTGGCGTTGAGACAAAAAGACTTGAAAAAATTGTTAGCCTATTCGTCATTGGCACACGTAGGATTGATTGCAGCAGGAGCTTATACCTTAACTGCTGATGGTATTAGTGGAGCTGTATTGCAAATGATTGCTCACGGATTTGTAGTAGTAGGCTTGTTTTTTATTGCTGAAATTATTTACAGAAGATACGAAACGAGAGTTATTGCTGATATGGGTGGCATTCGCTCACAAGCACCAAAATTTGCCTCACTATTTTTACTTATCGTTTTGGCATCAGTAGCTTTGCCTACTACCTTTAACTTCATTGGAGAGTTTACTGTTTTGTACAGCTTGTCTCAAGTGAATATTGCCTTTGCTGTTTTAGGAGGAACTACTATCATTTTAGGTGCTTATTATATGTTAAAAATGTACCAATCAGTAATGTTAGGCGAAACAAACACCAAACCTTTTGCCGATGTAACCGCTAATGAAGGAATTGTTTTGGTAGTAATTATTGCAGTATTGTTCTTCTTTGGATTGTATCCAAAACCAATCATTGAATTGATTATGCCAAGTATCGAAGGAATTTTAAACCAAATTAATAGAATCAAATAA
- a CDS encoding DASH family cryptochrome, producing MIKTALVWFKTDLRIGDNETLVKAIAQSKEVIPVYCFDESHFETTEHGFKKTGSFRAQFLLESLQDLDVKLRELGSGLRIVQGKPEVEIPKLVQEYKVQKVFAKREVAFEEKQTEKKVELELFKLRCEFETVSTSTLYHAEDLPFSIKDIPDVFTNFRKKTEKDATIRNPFEAPTKINSPAIPAIDLPTLEALGVTKTTIDSRAVLPFKGGESQAIQRLQHYFYDTQCLSSYKETRNGMVGRDYSSKFSPWLALGCISPRFIYAEIKKYEKQFGANDSTYWLVFELLWRDFFRFMFKKYQTKFFLYEGIKSEKVNSKSLNEKLLSQWMNGTTPSDFINANMIELQLTGFMSNRGRQNVASYFCNELNMDWRVGAAYFEEQLIDYDVCSNWGNWAYLAGVGNDPRGHRYFNIEKQAMDYDKKKVFRNLWLKD from the coding sequence ATGATAAAGACAGCATTAGTTTGGTTCAAGACCGACTTACGAATTGGAGATAACGAAACTTTAGTCAAAGCTATTGCTCAAAGTAAAGAGGTAATTCCTGTGTATTGTTTTGACGAATCTCATTTTGAAACTACAGAACATGGATTTAAAAAAACAGGGAGTTTTAGAGCGCAGTTTTTATTAGAATCGCTTCAAGATTTGGATGTCAAATTACGCGAGTTAGGTTCGGGATTACGTATTGTACAAGGGAAGCCAGAAGTTGAAATTCCGAAATTAGTTCAAGAATATAAAGTCCAAAAGGTTTTTGCAAAAAGAGAAGTAGCTTTTGAAGAAAAGCAAACAGAGAAAAAAGTTGAATTAGAATTGTTTAAGTTGCGATGTGAATTTGAAACAGTAAGTACAAGTACACTATATCATGCAGAAGACTTACCGTTTTCTATCAAAGATATTCCGGATGTTTTTACCAATTTCAGAAAAAAAACAGAAAAAGACGCTACTATCAGAAATCCGTTTGAAGCTCCAACGAAAATTAATTCGCCAGCAATTCCAGCAATTGATTTACCAACATTAGAGGCTTTAGGTGTAACCAAAACTACCATCGATTCTCGTGCAGTGTTACCATTTAAAGGAGGAGAAAGCCAAGCCATTCAACGATTGCAACACTATTTTTACGATACGCAATGTTTGTCGTCCTACAAAGAAACTCGCAACGGTATGGTAGGAAGGGATTATTCCTCTAAATTTTCGCCTTGGTTGGCTCTAGGTTGTATTTCGCCTCGATTCATTTATGCTGAAATTAAAAAATACGAAAAACAATTTGGCGCTAATGACTCGACCTATTGGTTGGTTTTTGAATTGCTTTGGCGCGATTTTTTTCGATTTATGTTTAAGAAATACCAAACGAAATTTTTCTTGTATGAAGGAATAAAATCAGAAAAAGTGAATTCAAAATCCTTAAACGAGAAACTACTTTCGCAATGGATGAATGGTACAACACCATCCGATTTTATCAATGCCAATATGATTGAATTACAGCTAACTGGATTTATGAGTAATCGCGGACGACAAAATGTAGCGAGTTATTTTTGTAACGAATTGAATATGGATTGGCGTGTAGGAGCGGCCTATTTTGAAGAGCAATTAATTGATTATGATGTATGCAGTAATTGGGGCAATTGGGCCTATTTAGCGGGAGTAGGCAATGATCCTAGAGGGCATCGCTATTTCAATATTGAGAAACAAGCAATGGATTACGATAAAAAGAAAGTTTTTCGGAATTTGTGGTTAAAAGACTAA
- a CDS encoding DUF2452 domain-containing protein: MNKKPDNIVYSEEQGYNASLLPYATTVGAPVIQSEDLVAWKTRGIHNVNKVFENKFAELKLEYQKLMEEYKWNELVYNAKFSFEPVIGETYHMYLGEDGTEFLSLIPPNEWNKKFIGSFQLNSDKKWIVVTTCSESS; encoded by the coding sequence ATGAATAAAAAACCAGACAATATTGTATATTCTGAAGAGCAAGGATACAACGCCAGCCTACTCCCATATGCTACTACTGTTGGAGCGCCAGTAATCCAATCAGAAGATCTAGTTGCGTGGAAAACACGTGGTATTCATAACGTTAACAAAGTTTTTGAAAATAAATTTGCCGAATTAAAATTAGAGTACCAAAAACTGATGGAAGAATATAAATGGAATGAACTAGTGTACAACGCTAAATTTTCATTTGAACCTGTAATTGGCGAGACTTATCATATGTATTTAGGAGAAGATGGGACAGAATTCTTATCTCTAATCCCACCTAACGAATGGAACAAAAAATTTATTGGTTCATTTCAACTTAATAGCGACAAAAAATGGATAGTAGTCACAACATGTTCTGAATCATCTTAG
- a CDS encoding NADH-quinone oxidoreductase subunit J family protein, with the protein MSILLILFCVLAAITLSTAFLTVFSRNPIHSAIYLVICFFSVAGHYLLLNAQFLAIVHIIVYSGAIMILFLFTIMLMNLNKENEVHKPRITRLGAIVSFCLVCLILIAIFINSKPIAGEYIATGEDYQSINVLGKILLNEYMVPFEFASILLLVAMIGTVLLSKKEKLEK; encoded by the coding sequence ATGTCTATATTACTTATCCTTTTTTGCGTATTAGCCGCAATCACATTATCAACCGCATTTTTAACCGTTTTTAGTCGAAACCCAATTCACAGTGCTATTTACTTGGTGATTTGTTTCTTCTCGGTTGCGGGACATTATTTATTGTTGAATGCACAGTTTTTAGCTATTGTACACATCATTGTCTATTCTGGAGCTATTATGATTTTGTTCTTGTTTACGATTATGTTAATGAACTTGAATAAAGAAAATGAAGTACACAAACCAAGAATTACTCGTTTAGGAGCTATTGTTTCTTTCTGTTTGGTATGCTTGATTTTGATTGCGATTTTCATCAATTCAAAACCAATTGCAGGAGAATACATTGCTACTGGGGAAGATTACCAATCGATTAACGTCTTGGGTAAAATACTATTGAACGAATATATGGTTCCTTTTGAATTTGCTTCTATCTTATTGTTAGTTGCTATGATTGGTACCGTTCTATTGTCTAAGAAAGAAAAACTAGAGAAATAA
- the nuoL gene encoding NADH-quinone oxidoreductase subunit L: MNTTIALLLVLAPFAGFLINVFFGKSIGKTVSGIIGTLTVAISFATSIYFFSALTAEPKGFNITLFDWIHVSNIKIDFGFLLDQLSVLWLLFVTGIGSLIHLYSISYMHDDENMHKFFAYLNLFVFFMITLVVGSNLLVLFIGWEGVGLCSYLLIGFWYKNQDYNDAAKKAFIMNRIGDLGLLIGIFILGYLFSTLDYATLKTAIAGATNIDLYWLSAAALCLFIGATGKSAQIPLYTWLPDAMAGPTPVSALIHAATMVTAGIFMITRLNFVFDLTPDVQSIIAVIGAITALVAATIGLVQNDIKKVLAYSTVSQLGLMFLALGLGAYEVAVFHVITHAFFKACLFLGSGSVIHALHGEQDMRKMGGLKKAMPITFITMLVSSLAISGVPVFSGFFSKDEILLTAFHHNIPLWVVASVASIMTAFYMFRLMFLTFFNEFRGTEEQKHHLHESPALITFPLIVLAILATIGGVISLPGNSWLNHYLIPILPKLASAEHHLGNTEYLLMAVAVVGGLVGIGLAYAKYNKQNTVPGDDASITGFAKVLYNKYYLDEIYNSLFVKSVNELSKFFRDQVETNLSAFVFGFGKVTTAISLQGKKVQNGSVGLYLFAFVLGLCAIISFLFLAQ; the protein is encoded by the coding sequence ATGAATACCACTATAGCTTTACTATTAGTTCTTGCTCCTTTTGCGGGATTTTTAATCAATGTTTTCTTTGGGAAAAGTATAGGAAAAACCGTTTCTGGAATCATCGGAACACTTACGGTAGCGATTTCATTTGCTACTTCAATTTATTTCTTTAGCGCATTAACTGCTGAACCAAAAGGATTCAACATTACCCTTTTTGATTGGATTCATGTGAGTAATATCAAAATCGATTTTGGTTTCTTGTTAGACCAATTGTCTGTTTTATGGTTGCTTTTTGTAACAGGAATTGGTTCACTAATTCATTTGTATTCGATCAGCTACATGCACGACGACGAAAACATGCACAAATTCTTTGCCTACCTCAACTTGTTCGTTTTCTTTATGATTACGTTAGTAGTGGGAAGCAACTTATTAGTATTATTCATCGGTTGGGAAGGTGTAGGATTGTGTTCATACTTATTGATTGGATTTTGGTACAAAAATCAAGACTATAATGATGCCGCTAAAAAAGCCTTCATCATGAACCGAATTGGGGATTTAGGATTACTAATTGGAATCTTCATTTTAGGATATTTATTCTCTACTTTAGATTATGCAACGTTAAAGACAGCTATTGCTGGCGCAACTAACATCGATTTATATTGGCTTTCAGCAGCTGCCTTGTGTTTGTTTATTGGTGCAACTGGAAAATCAGCACAAATTCCATTATACACTTGGTTGCCTGATGCGATGGCGGGACCAACACCGGTTTCGGCATTGATTCACGCAGCAACAATGGTAACAGCGGGTATTTTTATGATTACGCGTCTGAACTTTGTTTTTGATTTAACACCAGACGTTCAAAGCATCATTGCAGTAATTGGAGCCATTACGGCTTTAGTAGCAGCTACTATTGGTTTAGTACAAAACGATATTAAAAAGGTCTTGGCCTACTCTACTGTTTCGCAATTAGGATTAATGTTTTTAGCATTAGGTCTAGGCGCTTACGAAGTAGCTGTTTTCCACGTAATCACACACGCCTTTTTCAAAGCCTGTTTGTTCTTGGGTTCTGGTTCTGTAATCCACGCTTTACATGGCGAACAAGACATGCGCAAGATGGGTGGTTTGAAAAAAGCCATGCCAATTACTTTCATCACGATGTTAGTCTCTTCTTTGGCAATTTCAGGAGTGCCTGTATTTTCGGGATTCTTCTCTAAAGACGAAATCTTGTTAACGGCTTTTCATCATAACATTCCGTTATGGGTTGTCGCTTCGGTGGCGTCTATCATGACCGCTTTTTATATGTTCCGATTGATGTTTTTAACTTTCTTTAATGAGTTTAGAGGAACGGAAGAACAAAAACACCACTTACACGAAAGTCCAGCTTTGATTACGTTTCCTTTAATTGTGTTGGCAATTTTGGCTACCATTGGCGGTGTAATTAGCTTGCCAGGGAATTCTTGGTTGAATCACTATTTGATTCCAATTTTACCAAAATTAGCTTCGGCAGAACACCATTTAGGAAATACTGAATACCTATTAATGGCGGTAGCGGTTGTTGGAGGGTTAGTTGGAATTGGATTGGCTTACGCCAAATACAACAAACAAAATACGGTTCCTGGAGACGATGCTTCCATTACAGGATTTGCTAAAGTGTTGTATAACAAATACTATTTGGACGAAATCTACAACTCCTTGTTTGTAAAATCGGTTAACGAATTGTCTAAATTCTTCAGAGACCAAGTAGAAACTAACTTGTCAGCATTCGTATTTGGATTCGGAAAAGTAACCACCGCAATTAGTCTTCAAGGAAAAAAAGTACAAAATGGAAGTGTAGGATTATACCTTTTTGCCTTTGTTTTGGGTCTTTGTGCCATTATTTCCTTTTTATTTTTAGCTCAATAA
- a CDS encoding ORF6N domain-containing protein — MSTELVITEEFIMSKILLIRDQKVMIDSDLAALYGVTTKRLNEQVKRNIKRFPNNFMFQLTAIEKEQVVANCDHLNKLKYSSTLPYVFTEHGTMMLGNVLNSDRAIEFSIKIVEAFVKMREFLSHNLSVKLEIENIKKKILNHDKNIELVFSYLDELMEKQENKVERTKIGYKK, encoded by the coding sequence ATGAGTACAGAGTTAGTAATTACAGAAGAATTTATAATGAGTAAGATATTACTTATTAGAGATCAAAAAGTAATGATTGATTCTGATTTAGCCGCTCTTTATGGAGTAACAACAAAGCGACTCAATGAACAAGTTAAAAGGAACATAAAACGTTTTCCTAATAATTTCATGTTCCAATTGACTGCAATTGAAAAAGAGCAGGTGGTCGCAAATTGCGACCACCTCAATAAATTAAAATATTCATCAACATTGCCTTATGTCTTTACTGAACACGGAACAATGATGTTGGGGAATGTGTTAAATTCAGATCGTGCAATTGAATTTAGTATAAAAATAGTAGAAGCTTTTGTTAAAATGAGAGAATTTCTATCCCACAATTTAAGTGTTAAATTAGAAATTGAAAATATAAAAAAGAAGATTCTCAACCACGACAAAAACATAGAATTGGTTTTTTCGTATTTGGATGAATTGATGGAAAAACAAGAAAATAAAGTAGAACGAACAAAAATAGGTTATAAAAAATAA
- a CDS encoding sodium/sugar symporter — MNQKSLELTDYIVFIIYFLVVSIYGYTIYRKREKNENDAKAYFLAEGKLTWWAIGASLIASNISAEQFIGMSGEGFFLGIAVAAYEWIAAISLLIVAIWFIPVYLKNKIYTMPQFLKTRYNESTALIMAVFWLFLYVFVNLTSILYLGAVAINSLAGGQYLHLIITGLAVFALIISLGGMKVVAYTDVIQVAVLIIGGLVTSYIALTTVSQYYGFGHDCIAGFQVLMDQAPDHFKMIMPEPIATSTQEEINKYLTIPGLMAYLAGIWIINLNYWGCNQYITQRALGADLDTARSGILFAGFIKLFMPLIVILPGIAAYVLHESGHLPQLVGGKDGAYSAILTFLPTGLKGLSVAALTAAIVASLAGKVNSISTIYTLDIHKKYIQKGATDTNQVNIGRYAVFAALFLAVLFTWNDTLGIGGVGGFTYIQKYTGFISPGVFAMFILGMFWKRTTGAAAVVGVLAGFVLSVVFNELAPAWFGNDTWLYTAYAKGKGGYEIPFLICMGLSFIFTMILMIAVSLAGPKINEKAFELDKAMFKMEPQTTILIVLLVLTIFALYVKFW, encoded by the coding sequence ATGAATCAGAAAAGTCTTGAATTAACCGATTACATTGTCTTTATCATTTATTTTTTAGTGGTATCTATCTATGGATACACTATTTACCGCAAGCGCGAAAAAAACGAAAACGATGCGAAAGCGTATTTTTTAGCTGAAGGAAAACTGACCTGGTGGGCTATCGGTGCCTCCTTAATTGCCTCTAATATTTCAGCAGAACAATTCATAGGGATGAGTGGCGAAGGCTTTTTTTTAGGAATTGCTGTAGCTGCTTACGAATGGATTGCAGCTATTTCATTATTGATTGTGGCTATCTGGTTCATCCCAGTCTATTTGAAGAACAAGATTTACACAATGCCTCAGTTTTTAAAAACGAGATACAATGAGTCGACTGCATTGATTATGGCAGTATTTTGGTTGTTTTTATACGTTTTTGTTAATCTAACATCTATTTTATATTTAGGAGCTGTTGCGATTAATAGTTTGGCTGGAGGGCAGTATTTACATCTTATAATTACAGGGTTAGCTGTATTTGCGTTGATTATTTCTCTAGGTGGAATGAAAGTAGTTGCTTATACCGATGTTATTCAAGTAGCTGTATTGATTATAGGAGGTTTAGTAACTTCCTATATTGCATTGACAACAGTGAGCCAATATTATGGTTTTGGGCACGATTGTATTGCAGGATTTCAAGTGTTGATGGATCAAGCACCAGACCATTTTAAAATGATTATGCCTGAACCAATAGCAACATCTACTCAAGAAGAAATCAATAAATATTTAACTATTCCAGGGTTAATGGCTTATTTGGCGGGAATTTGGATTATCAATTTAAACTATTGGGGTTGTAACCAATACATTACTCAACGCGCTTTAGGAGCCGATTTAGACACGGCGCGTTCTGGAATTTTATTTGCAGGTTTCATTAAACTATTTATGCCTCTCATTGTGATTTTACCTGGGATTGCAGCCTATGTTTTACATGAAAGTGGCCATTTACCACAATTAGTGGGAGGAAAAGACGGAGCCTATTCGGCCATTTTAACCTTCTTACCTACGGGTTTAAAAGGACTTTCCGTAGCGGCATTAACCGCAGCGATTGTAGCTTCATTAGCCGGCAAAGTAAATAGCATCTCTACAATTTATACTTTGGATATTCATAAAAAATACATTCAAAAGGGAGCAACAGATACCAATCAAGTGAATATTGGGAGGTATGCTGTCTTTGCCGCCTTATTTTTAGCGGTACTTTTTACTTGGAACGACACTTTAGGTATTGGTGGTGTGGGCGGTTTTACGTACATTCAAAAATATACGGGTTTTATTAGCCCAGGGGTATTTGCAATGTTTATTTTAGGGATGTTTTGGAAGCGCACTACAGGAGCTGCTGCGGTGGTAGGAGTTCTAGCTGGTTTTGTATTGTCTGTAGTGTTTAATGAGTTGGCACCCGCTTGGTTTGGTAATGATACTTGGCTCTACACGGCTTATGCCAAAGGTAAAGGGGGTTACGAAATCCCGTTCTTGATTTGTATGGGCTTGTCTTTTATTTTTACGATGATCTTAATGATTGCAGTAAGTTTAGCGGGACCTAAAATAAATGAAAAAGCCTTTGAACTAGACAAAGCGATGTTCAAAATGGAACCACAAACCACTATCTTAATTGTCTTGTTAGTCTTGACTATTTTTGCGTTGTATGTGAAGTTTTGGTAG
- the nuoK gene encoding NADH-quinone oxidoreductase subunit NuoK produces the protein MNNILNQIGIENYIFLSVILFCIGIFGVLYRRNAIIVFMSIEIMLNAVNLLFVAFSTYHQDAQGQVFVFFSMAVAAAEVAVGLAILVSIFKNSGSISIDTLKNLKG, from the coding sequence ATGAATAATATTTTAAATCAAATTGGTATAGAAAACTATATCTTCCTGAGTGTTATCCTTTTTTGCATTGGAATATTCGGAGTACTGTACAGACGCAATGCCATTATCGTTTTTATGTCCATCGAAATTATGTTGAATGCCGTAAACTTATTGTTTGTTGCTTTTTCAACCTACCATCAAGATGCTCAAGGACAAGTTTTCGTGTTTTTCTCCATGGCTGTAGCTGCTGCAGAAGTTGCTGTTGGATTGGCCATTTTAGTATCGATATTTAAAAATTCAGGTTCGATTAGTATCGATACCCTAAAAAACTTAAAAGGATAA